In the genome of Manis javanica isolate MJ-LG chromosome 17, MJ_LKY, whole genome shotgun sequence, one region contains:
- the LOC140847117 gene encoding uncharacterized protein — MITTTTITPMTTITTIITMTTMIIITTIFTMTTMITTITSMITITTMTTITTMVTITTFTIITSTAITTFLLTITITSVTITTIVTIIIIATTTSAIFT, encoded by the coding sequence atgatcaccaccaccaccatcacccccatgaccaccatcaccaccatcatcaccatgaCCACCAtgatcatcatcaccaccatcttcACCATGACCACCAtgatcaccaccatcaccagcatgatcaccatcaccaccatgaccaccatcaccaccatggtCACCATCACCACTTTCACCATTATCACCTCCACTGCCATCACCACCTTCCTCCTTACCATAACCATCACCAGCGTTACCATCACCACCATTGTTACCATCATTATCATTGCCACCACCACATCTGCCATCTTCACCTGA